The DNA region TGACATAGCGCGGATTTTTCCTGACTGTCGCCCGGAAATTCCCGACCTGACCTTTTAACCCGATTAACTCCGAGTTAGTCAGTATTTCGATGTTGGGATGCCGACCGGCATCCAGCATTCGCGGACCCAGAATTCATATGGCGCAGTCCATCGTCGGGAAGGTCTTGTCAAGCTGAGCCATCCTTCCCCCGATGGATGGTGTTTTCTCCACCAGATAGACCCTGACCTGCGACGATGCCAAATCAAGCGCCGCCTGAATCCCGGTGATCCCTCCGCCAATTACTAAGACTCCCTTTTCTCTGACGCTCTTCGCG from Candidatus Zixiibacteriota bacterium includes:
- a CDS encoding FAD-dependent oxidoreductase; its protein translation is MDAKSVREKGVLVIGGGITGIQAALDLASSQVRVYLVEKTPSIGGRMAQLDKTFPTMDCAI